One window of the Primulina eburnea isolate SZY01 chromosome 18, ASM2296580v1, whole genome shotgun sequence genome contains the following:
- the LOC140820009 gene encoding proteasome subunit beta type-3-A-like, translating into MSIFEYNGSALVAMVGKNCFAIASDRRLGVQLQTIATDFQKIYKIHDKLFIGLAGLATDAQTLYQKLVFRHKLYQLREERDMRPETFASLVSAALYEKRFGPFFCQPVIAGLGDEDKPFICTMDSIGAKELAKDFVVAGTASESLYGACESMFKPDMEAEELFETISQALLSSVDRDCLSGWGGHVYLVTPTEVTERILKGRMD; encoded by the exons ATGTCG ATCTTTGAGTATAATGGAAGTGCGTTGGTGGCTATGGTGGGGAAGAATTGCTTCGCGATCGCCAGTGACCGGCGGCTGGGGGTGCAGCTGCAAACTATCGCCACGGATTTTCAAAAGATCTACAAAATCCACGATAAGCTTTTCATAGGTTTAGCGGGCCTTGCCACCGATGCTCAAACACT GTATCAAAAACTTGTGTTTCGACACAAGTTATATCAGCTACGAGAAGAAAGGGACATGAGGCCTGAAACTTTTGCCAGCCTCGTATCTGCTGCTCTCTATGAGAAAAG GTTTGGTCCATTCTTCTGCCAGCCTGTTATTGCTGGATTAGGGGATGAAGACAAGCCCTTCATTTGCACTATGGATTCTATTGGGGCCAA GGAACTTGCCAAAGACTTTGTTGTTGCTGGCACTGCCTCAGAATCATTGTATGGTGCCTGTGAATCAATGTTCAAGCCAGATATG GAGGCAGAAGAATTGtttgagaccatctcacaagctCTCCTATCGTCTGTAGACCGAGACTGTTTGAGTGGCTGGGGAGGCCATGTTTATCTCGT CACACCAACTGAAGTTACAGAGAGAATCCTCAAGGGAAGGATGGATTAG
- the LOC140819910 gene encoding N-glycosylase/DNA lyase OGG1-like, protein MQSWRTTYSAMKRPKAPSPPPTNPPPSTPPTPRQPLSLTKQLRPISKKARNILRSSQVIPTSTEPVAWTPLNINKSELYLPLTFPTGQTFRWKQTGSLQYTGVIGPHLISLKQLEDNDVGYFFHFTEDENVARRDLFDFLNMGISLSELWEGFKGCDERFVQLAGFLEGARVLRQDPLECLIQFICSSNNNIQRITKMVDFVSRKGKFLGCVEGFDFFEFPKLDSLVLVSETELREAGFGYRAKYIVGTVAALQSKPGGGVEWLDSLRKLDLQGAIDGLSSLSGVGPKVAACIALFSLDQHHAIPVDTHVWQIATRYLVPELAGTHLTPKICRRVSDAFVSKYGKYAGWAQTLLFIAELPSQKAMLPSSFWEIGGTKLS, encoded by the exons ATGCAGTCGTGGAGAACGACATATTCCGCCATGAAAAGGCCAAAAGCCCCGTCTCCTCCGCCCACCAATCCGCCGCCGTCGACGCCTCCGACACCGCGACAACCTCTATCCCTTACCAAACAGCTCAGACCCATTTCCAAAAAAGCCCGAAACATCCTCCGAAGCTCTCAAGTAATCCCCACCTCCACCGAGCCTGTAGCGTGGACGCCTCTCAACATAAACAAGTCGGAGCTCTATTTGCCCCTTACGTTTCCCACGGGGCAAACATTCCGGTGGAAACAAACAGGGTCGCTACAGTACACTGGGGTCATCGGGCCACACCTCATATCCCTCAAACAACTAGAGGATAATGATGTGGGGTACTTTTTCCATTTCACGGAGGATGAAAATGTGGCAAGAAGGGATCTTTTTGATTTTCTGAATATGGGTATTTCGTTGAGTGAGTTGTGGGAGGGATTTAAGGGTTGTGATGAGAGGTTTGTGCAGCTGGCGGGGTTTTTGGAGGGTGCTAGGGTTCTGAGGCAGGACCCTTTGGAGTGTTTGATCCAATTTATTTGCTCTTCGAATAATAATATTCAGAGGATAACTAAAATGGTTGATTTTGTCTCAAGGAAGGGGAAGTTTCTGGGATGTGTTGAAGGGTTTGATTTTTTCGAGTTTCCGAAGCTGGACAGCTTGGTGTTGGTGTCTGAAACTGAGCTCAGAGAGGCTGGTTTTGGATACAG GGCGAAATATATTGTCGGCACTGTGGCAGCTTTGCAATCAAAACCTGGTGGAGGAGTGGAATGGCTTGATTCGCTTCGTAAATTGGATCTTCAAGGCGCAATTGACGGGCTCTCTAGCTTATCTGGGGTTGGTCCAAAGGTCGCAGCATGCATTGCTCTCTTTTCTTTAGATCAACATCATGCCATTCCCGTGGATACTCATGTGTGGCAG ATCGCTACCAGGTATCTCGTTCCTGAACTGGCTGGCACCCATTTGACACCAAAAATCTGTCGTCGTGTCTCTGATGCTTTCGTGAGCAAATATGGGAAATATGCCGGTTGGGCCCAAACTCTACTCTTCATTGCTGAACTTCCTTCTCAGAAAGCAATGTTGCCATCAAGCTTCTGGGAAATAGGGGGAACAAAGCTCAGCTAA
- the LOC140819359 gene encoding SWI/SNF complex subunit SWI3C-like → MPASTSEGRSRWRKRKREHQAGRKSKLKEPEKDDAFEDNEDDEDPDLDPPQNHLETDDDPHNQNLDRISQISRERESENLMDGGLKICDFPVAIKRVVNRPHSSVFGIVEVERAARNGESRDQGHGGVAMLENVSYGQLLALSAVPRDSSALLGASLEDTASGSGVGSYVVKPPKVIPGRGVTKRLGSACRVHVVPAHADWFSPNSVHRLERQVVPLFFSGRSAEHTPERYMEGRDCIVAKYMENPEKHLSIADCRGLATGFDADDTNRVFRFLVHWGIINYCATPLKHEVPKDGTYLCEESNGELRVPSNALKSIDSLIQFDKPRCRLKATDVYPELAHQCDEDADFESSIREQLSDHQCNYCSCSISTAYYQSQKVADVLLCVDCYHEGRFVAGHSSLDFMKVSFMKYFRDVDGDSWSDQETLLLLEGMQLYEENWSKIADHVGSKSKDQCLLHFVRLPLDSTPLDSIDVATTSGSSNMCNGDDFGKSVPNSNGFNSRMYDSESKVLITNSGNPVMNLVAFLASAMGPRVAAACAHAALLELSKDGSKDGTPHEEIMNISKKGPWSEHDTEAVPLSAERVRTAAKYGLAAAALKAKLFADHEEREIQRLSANIINHQLKRLELKLKQFAEVETMLMRECEQMERARQRISAERGLMMSAQFGSGVPSRPTAVPGVGATNLNDNAAGNNRQPGSQQPFISGYSNNQPIHPRMPLGQQGAYGLGPRLPLSALHPSSSNSNAFNPSSGSPSSLGHPMLRPVSGTKSGLS, encoded by the exons ATGCCAGCTTCCACCTCAG AGGGAAGATCGAGGTGgaggaaaagaaaaagagagcaCCAAGCCGGCCGAAAATCTAAGCTAAAAGAGCCCGAGAAAGATGATGCATTTGAGGACAATGAGGATGATGAAGACCCCGATCTGGACCCACCCCAAAATCACCTTGAAACTGATGATGATCCTCACAATCAGAACTTGGATAGGATTTCCCAGATATCGCGAGAAAGAGAGAGTGAAAATTTGATGGACGGTGGATTGAAAATTTGTGATTTCCCAGTTGCGATCAAAAGAGTGGTTAATAGACCACATTCATCAGTTTTCGGAATTGTGGAAGTGGAGAGGGCTGCAAGGAATGGCGAGAGCAGAGATCAGGGGCATGGTGGTGTTGCTATGTTGGAAAATGTATCATATGGGCAGCTGCTGGCGCTGTCTGCCGTACCCCGGGATAGTTCAGCTCTATTAGGGGCTTCATTGGAGGATACTGCAAGCGGGAGTGGGGTTGGGTCTTATGTGGTCAAGCCTCCTAAGGTAATTCCTGGCCGTGGGGTTACTAAAAGGCTTGGGAGTGCATGTCGTGTGCATGTTGTTCCTGCACATGCAG ATTGGTTTTCCCCAAATTCAGTACATCGATTGGAGCGACAAGTGGTGCCACTTTTTTTCTCTGGTAGGTCGGCAGAACATACTCCAGAGAGGTACATGGAGGGTCGTGACTGCATAGTAGCCAAGTATATGGAGAATCCGGAAAAGCATCTATCTATTGCTGATTGTCGGGGACTAGCAACTGGGTTTGATGCTGATGATACAAATCGAGTTTTTCGGTTTCTTGTTCATTGGGGGATAATCAACTATTGTGCAACGCCTCTTAAGCATGAGGTTCCGAAGGATGGCACATACTTATGTGAGGAATCAAATGGTGAACTTCGCGTGCCTTCTAATGCTTTGAAATCTATCGATAGTTTGATCCAATTTGATAAGCCCAGGTGTAGGCTCAAGGCAACTGATGTCTATCCAGAACTTGCACATCAGTGTGATGAGGACGCTGACTTTGAAAGTTCCATCCGAGAGCAATTATCCGATCATCAATGCAATTACTGTTCTTGTTCTATATCTACCGCGTACTATCAGTCACAGAAAGTG GCTGATGTGCTGTTGTGTGTGGATTGCTATCATGAGGGAAGATTTGTCGCTGGTCACTCCAGCCTGGATTTTATGAAGGTCAGTTTCATGAAATATTTCAGGGATGTGGATGGGGATAGCTGGAGTGACCAGGAAACGTTACTGCTGCTCGAGGGAATGCAGCTGTACGAAGAAAACTGGAGTAAAATTGCGGATCATGTTGGTTCGAAATCAAAAGATCAGTGCCTCCTTCATTTCGTGCGACTTCCTCTAGATTCCACTCCCCTTGACAGTATCGATGTCGCAACTACTTCTGGTTCATCAAATATGTGCAATGGTGATGATTTTGGAAAATCAGTACCGAATTCAAATG GATTCAACTCGCGAATGTATGATTCTGAAAGCAAAGTCCTGATTACAAATTCTGGGAATCCAGTGATGAACTTG GTTGCCTTCCTGGCCTCTGCAATGGGACCAAGAGTAGCTGCTGCATGTGCCCACGCGGCCTTGCTTGAATTATCTAAGGATGGAAGCAAGGATGGGACCCCTCATGAAGAAATCATGAATATTAGCAAGAAAG GTCCATGGAGCGAACATGATACTGAAGCTGTTCCATTATCTGCTGAAAGAGTGAGAACTGCTGCAAAATACGGTCTTGCTGCTGCCGCTTTAAAGGCAAAACTTTTCGCTGATCACGAAGAGCGTGAAATCCAAAGGTTATCTGCTAATATTATAAACCATCAG TTGAAGAGATTAGAGCTTAAGCTGAAGCAGTTTGCAGAGGTGGAGACCATGCTTATGAGGGAATGTGAACAGATGGAACGGGCAAGGCAGAGGATATCAGCAGAACGGGGCCTCATGATGTCGGCTCAGTTCGGATCTGGTGTACCATCTCGACCAACTGCTGTACCTGGCGTAGGTGCTACCAATTTGAACGACAACGCTGCAGGAAATAACAGGCAACCAGGATCTCAGCAACCTTTCATTTCCGGGTACAGCAATAATCAACCTATCCACCCTCGTATGCCCCTCGGGCAACAGGGGGCATATGGGCTGGGACCGAGGCTGCCCCTTTCAGCTTTACACCCATCTTCTTCGAACTCTAATGCATTCAACCCTTCATCGGGTTCTCCGTCTTCTCTGGGCCACCCAATGCTCAGACCTGTCTCCGGGACTAAATCTGGTTTAAGTTAA